Proteins from a single region of Hordeum vulgare subsp. vulgare chromosome 6H, MorexV3_pseudomolecules_assembly, whole genome shotgun sequence:
- the LOC123402937 gene encoding ervatamin-B-like produces the protein MSGNTIMFSSSRCSSLGLYVLLATSCLLLAGCSSESLLTSDVLPSEQSDIDTDNHQDLMMDRFHVWMTVHNRSYSTAGEKARRFEVYRSNMRFIEAVNAEAATSGLTYELGEGPFTDLTNEEFMELYTGQILEDDQSEDGDDDEQIITTHAGSIDGLGTHKGATVYANFSASAPRSIDWRKRGVVTPVKNQKQCGSCWAFPTVATIEGIHKIKRGTLVSLSEQQLIDCDYLDNGCKGGLVTRAFQWIKKNGGITSTSSYKYKAVRGRCLRNRKPAAKIVGFRKVKSNSEVSLMNAVANQPVAVSISSHSSHFHHYKGGIYNGPCSTTKLNHAVTVVGYGQQQQNGADSVHASAPGAKYWIVKNSWGTTWGDKGYILMKRGTKHSSGQCGIATRPVFPLMKGGRSTD, from the exons ATGAGTGGTAACACGATCATGTTCTCCAGTTCTAGATGTTCATCATTAGGGCTCTATGTGCTCCTTGCCACAAGCTGCCTATTACTAGCTGGCTGCTCTTCAGAGTCGCTGCTGACAAGTGATGTTCTTCCAAGTGAGCAGTCGGACATCGACACCGACAACCACCAAGATCTGATGATGGACCGTTTCCACGTGTGGATGACGGTGCACAACAGATCCTACTCCACCGCCGGTGAGAAGGCTCGCCGGTTTGAGGTATACAGGAGCAACATGAGGTTCATAGAGGCCGTAAATGCCGAGGCGGCCACCTCTGGGCTCACGTACGAGCTTGGGGAGGGCCCCTTCACCGACCTTACAAATGAAGAGTTCATGGAGCTATACACCGGGCAGATTTTGGAGGATGACCAATCGGAAGATGGTGACGACGACGAGCAGATTATCACCACCCATGCTGGGTCTATCGATGGCTTGGGCACACATAAGGGTGCCACCGTGTACGCCAACTTCTCGGCCAGCGCGCCAAGGAGCATCGACTGGAGGAAGAGAGGCGTCGTCACCCCGGTTAAAAACCAAAAGCAATGTG GATCTTGCTGGGCATTCCCCACCGTCGCTACAATTGAAGGAATACACAAGATCAAGAGAGGGACTCTGGTGTCTCTGTCGGAGCAACAGCTGATAGATTGCGACTACCTTGATAATGGTTGCAAAGGTGGCCTGGTGACCAGAGCTTTCCAGTGGATCAAAAAGAATGGAGGGATCACCAGCACATCTTCCTACAAATACAAGGCCGTCAGAGGTCGGTGCTTGAGGAACCGTAAACCGGCGGCAAAGATCGTTGGCTTCAGGAAAGTCAAGAGCAATAGCGAGGTGTCGCTGATGAACGCTGTGGCAAACCAACCTGTGGCAGTTTCCATCTCGTCACATAGCAGTCACTTCCACCACTACAAGGGAGGAATCTACAACGGGCCATGTAGTACAACTAAACTGAACCATGCCGTCACCGTTGTAGGTTAtgggcaacaacaacaaaatgggGCTGACTCAGTACATGCGTCCGCCCCTGGAGCCAAGTATTGGATCGTGAAGAACTCGTGGGGGACAACATGGGGCGACAAAGGCTACATACTAATGAAGAGGGGAACAAAGCATTCATCAGGGCAGTGTGGCATTGCAACACGCCCAGTCTTTCCTCTTATGAAAGGTGGTAGATCGACTGATTAA